One region of Pseudomonadota bacterium genomic DNA includes:
- a CDS encoding radical SAM protein, with product MKKVLCKSKIQSPKSKTKAQPTGRKELLASENGTIVKKWGNKIHVCVVFPNTYYIGMSNLAAHILYKTLNSYDDVVCERCFLEENGECVSIESGRPLKSFECIFFTISFEMDFINIPKILRLSSIPVYSEERKKNDPIIVAGGICVISNPEPIHSFIDLFIMGDIESTIPDFMEKFREMRGKDRKEAIDELSKFDWVYNPARLRVSYQEDGIVGSFTPEDFIVKINRYRGKTLGTSAIVAEKTEFSDMFLVEGTRGCPSKCPFCLLGNSYRFVCDKILPLKTDMEDIGIIGGGVSFHPHLVEITTALKAAGKRVHFPSLRLDEIPLSIIELMRDEIKTLTFGIEAGTERLRVVIGKPLTDQEIYDKLSAILKIKPFNLKLYFMIGLPGETMEDIEGIVELVKHVKHIMVKEGAKRGFVGSVTVHASPFVPKPSTPFQRFPMNDIDELKDKINRLKRSLAKVDNTYFTHESVKYSFVQAALARGDRRLKDIILKFADNVSLSRIMKDSAINLNFYALRERGKDEIMPWDFIKVQ from the coding sequence ATGAAAAAGGTTTTATGTAAATCCAAAATCCAGAGTCCAAAGTCCAAAACAAAGGCACAACCAACAGGGCGCAAAGAGCTTCTTGCATCCGAGAACGGAACAATAGTAAAAAAATGGGGCAATAAAATCCATGTATGCGTGGTATTTCCGAACACGTACTATATAGGCATGTCCAACCTCGCCGCCCATATCCTGTATAAAACACTCAATAGTTATGATGATGTTGTCTGCGAAAGGTGTTTTCTCGAAGAGAATGGTGAATGCGTATCCATTGAGAGCGGAAGGCCTCTTAAATCTTTTGAATGCATATTTTTTACAATATCCTTTGAAATGGATTTTATAAACATCCCGAAGATTTTACGTCTTTCTTCCATACCAGTATATTCTGAAGAAAGAAAAAAGAACGATCCCATCATTGTTGCCGGGGGTATCTGCGTGATTTCAAACCCGGAGCCCATCCACAGCTTTATTGACCTCTTTATCATGGGTGACATCGAGTCAACCATCCCGGATTTTATGGAAAAGTTCAGGGAAATGAGAGGCAAAGACAGGAAAGAAGCAATTGATGAATTGAGCAAATTCGATTGGGTCTATAATCCGGCAAGGCTCAGGGTTTCGTACCAGGAAGATGGGATTGTAGGGTCTTTTACGCCGGAAGATTTTATTGTAAAGATAAACAGGTATAGAGGTAAAACCCTGGGAACATCAGCCATTGTTGCGGAAAAGACTGAATTTTCCGATATGTTCCTCGTAGAAGGGACGCGTGGCTGTCCCTCAAAATGCCCCTTCTGCCTTTTAGGCAATTCCTACCGCTTTGTCTGCGATAAAATCCTCCCGCTTAAAACCGATATGGAGGATATTGGTATTATCGGGGGAGGAGTTTCGTTCCATCCGCATCTTGTAGAAATCACTACCGCGCTTAAAGCTGCCGGCAAGCGCGTCCATTTTCCTTCCTTAAGGCTTGATGAAATTCCGCTTTCAATTATAGAGCTTATGCGGGATGAGATTAAAACATTGACCTTCGGGATTGAGGCGGGCACGGAAAGACTGAGGGTCGTTATCGGCAAGCCCTTAACGGATCAGGAGATTTACGATAAATTAAGCGCCATACTGAAAATTAAGCCCTTTAATCTGAAACTCTATTTTATGATCGGCCTGCCCGGTGAGACGATGGAAGATATAGAGGGTATTGTGGAGCTTGTGAAACACGTTAAGCATATAATGGTTAAGGAAGGCGCAAAGAGAGGTTTTGTCGGCAGCGTTACCGTCCACGCGAGTCCCTTTGTCCCGAAGCCCTCCACCCCTTTTCAGCGGTTTCCCATGAACGATATAGATGAACTAAAGGACAAGATTAACCGGTTAAAAAGATCTCTTGCCAAGGTTGATAACACATATTTTACCCATGAGTCGGTAAAGTACAGTTTTGTCCAGGCTGCACTTGCCCGGGGCGACAGAAGGCTGAAAGATATTATTCTGAAATTTGCCGACAATGTGAGCTTAAGCAGAATCATGAAGGACAGCGCCATTAATCTGAATTTTTACGCACTGAGAGAGCGGGGCAAGGACGAGATTATGCCGTGGGATTTTATAAAGGTTCAGTAA
- a CDS encoding HEPN domain-containing protein has translation MEGFATAGEAEKKGLEIAFGILWGAISENYSVRLQYQTPLPCVVYDRSRQGSGAFLTASATVIFGKPLASITNAIDEGLSSKESGNEKLMLAMELFASARQESTERSRFIGLVSSLEPLAEQQVFTPEISTVIDHFKGQIKDLKLPSRIEASLLGQTEGLYTESVSSAIRRLINETLPDDSKALHVIEDAYNLRSRILHDGTTDADLNQKSREVEAVVRQVIASRAALRLRVP, from the coding sequence GTGGAAGGATTCGCTACGGCAGGAGAAGCCGAGAAAAAGGGGCTTGAGATAGCTTTTGGAATATTGTGGGGAGCAATCTCTGAAAACTACTCCGTTCGTCTTCAGTATCAGACTCCTCTGCCTTGCGTGGTCTATGACCGTTCAAGGCAAGGATCAGGCGCTTTTCTCACGGCAAGCGCCACCGTTATATTTGGAAAACCTCTGGCAAGTATTACAAATGCGATTGATGAAGGGCTTTCGTCCAAGGAAAGTGGTAATGAGAAGCTCATGCTGGCAATGGAGCTTTTTGCTTCCGCTAGGCAGGAATCAACGGAAAGATCACGCTTTATTGGCCTGGTTTCATCTCTGGAGCCTTTGGCAGAGCAGCAGGTCTTTACCCCTGAAATATCCACAGTGATAGATCATTTTAAGGGCCAGATCAAGGACTTGAAACTACCTTCCCGCATTGAGGCATCGTTGTTGGGGCAAACAGAGGGCCTATATACCGAGTCTGTTTCGAGTGCAATACGCAGACTAATCAATGAAACTCTGCCTGATGACAGTAAGGCATTGCATGTCATAGAAGATGCCTACAATTTACGGAGCCGCATTCTGCACGACGGCACCACCGATGCGGATTTGAATCAAAAGAGTCGGGAAGTGGAGGCCGTTGTGAGGCAGGTTATCGCCTCCAGAGCCGCTC